A region from the Thermoplasmatales archaeon genome encodes:
- the livG_3 gene encoding putative branched-chain amino acid transport ATP-binding protein LivG: protein MVKINGIEKSYGRKKVIPLMDLEISQGVTGLIGPNGAGKTTLIELISGLRRVSAGKINYYLPSINGKSIISVVLERPSFPKEVTVQKYLQFIAKLPGTLSQIHLSDLLKIKDVLDEKIGNLSAGYLKRLALLVASMQNAKLVIADEPFSNIDPATVDAILSYIRESKSRGVSFLISSHDIRELTLVSDKILMLRNNGTLKLLEPGKDKLSVELIGNDFAALSTFLKANNIENIIDGKRVIAFPKNFNLLYDTLRGYNGSISNIKIQEMDEKIRSEFNSTSNDS, encoded by the coding sequence TTGGTTAAAATCAACGGGATAGAGAAATCATACGGTCGAAAGAAAGTAATCCCATTAATGGATCTAGAAATCTCTCAGGGAGTGACTGGACTGATTGGTCCTAATGGCGCAGGAAAGACTACCCTTATTGAGTTAATTTCAGGTCTTAGGCGCGTCAGTGCTGGAAAAATAAATTACTATCTACCATCGATAAATGGAAAGTCTATAATATCTGTTGTCCTAGAAAGACCATCATTCCCAAAAGAAGTAACAGTACAGAAGTATCTGCAATTCATTGCTAAGCTGCCTGGCACACTCTCTCAGATACATCTGTCTGACCTGCTTAAAATTAAAGATGTTCTAGATGAAAAAATAGGAAATTTATCGGCCGGCTATTTAAAAAGGTTGGCACTATTAGTAGCATCTATGCAGAATGCAAAACTGGTAATAGCGGATGAGCCGTTCTCCAACATAGACCCGGCAACAGTAGACGCAATTCTTTCTTATATACGAGAGTCAAAATCAAGAGGGGTTTCATTCTTGATTTCTTCACATGACATAAGAGAATTAACCCTTGTTTCAGATAAAATATTGATGTTAAGAAACAATGGCACGTTAAAATTACTTGAACCAGGAAAGGATAAACTTTCTGTTGAATTGATTGGTAACGATTTCGCTGCATTGTCTACTTTTTTAAAAGCAAACAACATCGAGAATATAATAGACGGTAAAAGAGTAATTGCATTTCCAAAAAATTTCAATCTACTATACGACACATTAAGAGGGTACAATGGTAGCATTTCTAATATTAAAATACAGGAAATGGATGAGAAGATAAGGAGTGAGTTTAATTCAACCTCTAATGACTCTTGA
- a CDS encoding hypothetical protein (putative conserved protein) — protein MADLAEILIVEHLAIKNSRWILEKPYNSEDFMRFHSYVKSCHIEIEEKICFPILEAHSFPDSAKFKERAERIKADHKLIDTLALNIIRWGEEENMGLVAERIPLFFRLLVDHNASEETDLFPRWDSMDPGEIKASMGDALSIIGSFGEKEYMMAVGLNEKSFHYLFRPGNR, from the coding sequence ATGGCAGACCTGGCGGAAATACTCATAGTAGAACACCTTGCAATAAAGAATTCAAGATGGATCCTGGAAAAGCCTTACAATTCCGAAGACTTCATGCGGTTTCATTCTTATGTAAAGTCATGCCACATTGAAATTGAGGAGAAAATCTGTTTTCCCATACTCGAGGCACATTCCTTTCCGGATTCAGCCAAGTTTAAGGAAAGGGCCGAGAGAATAAAGGCGGATCATAAGCTTATCGACACACTGGCGCTAAATATAATCCGGTGGGGCGAGGAGGAAAACATGGGACTTGTGGCAGAGAGAATTCCGCTCTTCTTCAGGCTTCTGGTAGATCACAATGCCAGTGAGGAAACCGACCTATTCCCAAGGTGGGACAGCATGGATCCAGGTGAGATAAAAGCCTCAATGGGTGATGCTCTATCCATAATCGGGTCATTTGGGGAAAAAGAATACATGATGGCTGTTGGACTGAATGAGAAGTCCTTCCATTACCTCTTCAGGCCCGGGAACAGGTAA
- a CDS encoding Signal peptide peptidase, translating to MERRKGVRKIRRVLPELSAMIIFVASSLFAIYVSQQLIIQDAGIKATSTTGGIGNVLIFIPLIIVFSFAVIFLARKKRVRFLKWIFILMVTYVVFYVSLIISVPIAAYFANTLFEFNVISLAILIILPLLFLYLLAFRNEWYVVDASGIMLVAGVSSVWGVIVGIWAAVALLIIFAVYDYISVYKTKHMIALAEAAVDENLPLLFVIPSRRGTKLNDITFAGRGEHGAMMLGFGDIAMPSILVVSAFTYSYPVNWFYFVLFTMVGVLAAMTVLFFTNVEKPAPGLPYINTGAILGFLAAFIMFSH from the coding sequence ATGGAAAGAAGAAAAGGAGTGAGAAAAATAAGAAGAGTACTGCCTGAGTTATCGGCAATGATCATATTTGTAGCATCTTCCCTTTTCGCTATTTACGTTTCTCAGCAGCTGATCATACAGGACGCTGGAATCAAGGCTACCAGCACCACCGGAGGGATAGGGAATGTACTCATATTCATACCCCTGATAATCGTTTTCTCCTTTGCTGTTATATTCCTAGCCAGGAAAAAGAGGGTGCGATTCCTGAAATGGATATTCATCCTTATGGTCACTTATGTGGTGTTCTATGTTTCCCTGATAATATCAGTTCCAATTGCTGCGTACTTTGCTAATACGCTCTTTGAGTTCAACGTTATATCCCTTGCAATATTGATTATCCTGCCATTGCTGTTCCTTTATCTCCTGGCATTCAGAAACGAGTGGTACGTTGTTGACGCCTCGGGAATTATGCTTGTTGCAGGCGTATCGTCCGTCTGGGGCGTTATAGTAGGAATCTGGGCTGCAGTTGCTCTCCTGATAATATTTGCTGTGTACGACTATATTTCTGTTTACAAGACAAAGCACATGATAGCTCTCGCGGAGGCCGCAGTTGACGAGAATCTTCCCCTGTTGTTTGTCATACCATCAAGACGAGGCACTAAACTCAACGATATCACTTTTGCCGGAAGGGGAGAGCACGGTGCAATGATGCTTGGCTTTGGTGACATAGCAATGCCCAGTATCCTGGTTGTGTCCGCATTCACCTACAGCTACCCGGTTAACTGGTTCTACTTTGTCCTATTCACAATGGTTGGAGTGCTGGCAGCAATGACGGTACTTTTCTTTACAAATGTGGAGAAGCCTGCTCCCGGGCTGCCTTACATAAACACAGGAGCCATACTTGGATTCCTTGCCGCTTTTATCATGTTTTCACACTGA
- a CDS encoding putative S-adenosylmethionine-dependent methyltransferase, with the protein MEISYAGVTVETCRGVYAPAEDTFLVVDNAMVGSALLEVGSGSGFTSIYYAKMGKAVSACDISEAAVECTLENARRNSVSINAFRSDLFSAVRGKYDTIIFNPPYLPSDDDLEEAIQWNGGSDGFAVVRPFLDAAFGFLRRDGKIYIVLSSLTDYKSLEQEYGNYTFSIVASQSFFFETIFLFLLTSKP; encoded by the coding sequence ATGGAAATCTCATATGCGGGCGTTACTGTTGAAACATGCCGCGGAGTCTATGCTCCCGCGGAGGACACCTTCCTTGTGGTCGACAACGCAATGGTTGGATCCGCTTTACTGGAGGTTGGATCAGGATCAGGCTTCACGTCAATATATTATGCAAAAATGGGAAAAGCGGTTTCTGCATGCGACATCAGCGAAGCAGCAGTTGAATGCACGCTGGAAAATGCCAGGAGGAATTCTGTCAGCATAAACGCCTTCAGGTCTGATCTCTTTTCTGCCGTCAGAGGGAAATATGACACCATAATCTTCAATCCTCCGTATCTTCCTTCTGATGATGATCTCGAGGAGGCTATACAGTGGAATGGTGGCAGCGACGGTTTCGCAGTGGTACGGCCTTTCCTGGATGCTGCATTCGGATTCCTGCGGCGGGATGGAAAAATATACATTGTACTGTCCTCCCTGACCGACTATAAGTCACTGGAACAGGAATACGGAAACTATACATTCAGCATCGTGGCTTCACAGTCATTCTTCTTTGAGACAATATTTCTGTTCCTGCTCACCAGTAAGCCATGA
- a CDS encoding transcriptional regulator, Acidobacterial, PadR-family translates to MYQGMRGMHRMRGGLRYWVFYLLRERPMNGAEIMNEIESSSMGFWKPSPGSIYPLLESLSDEGLIVKKEDGRYELTKEGKANAGFGGMFGSHNPRSVEDMVSEMGSFLSYMEDLKVSDAEKVKPYSEKLKELSERLKKIAGQ, encoded by the coding sequence ATGTATCAAGGAATGAGAGGAATGCATAGAATGAGAGGCGGCTTGAGATACTGGGTATTTTATCTTCTCAGGGAACGCCCGATGAATGGAGCGGAGATCATGAATGAGATAGAGTCGAGCAGCATGGGCTTCTGGAAGCCATCGCCAGGGTCGATTTACCCGCTTTTGGAGAGTCTTTCCGATGAAGGGCTCATAGTCAAGAAAGAGGATGGGAGATACGAACTGACCAAAGAAGGAAAAGCCAATGCCGGATTCGGAGGGATGTTTGGAAGCCACAATCCAAGAAGTGTTGAAGACATGGTCTCTGAAATGGGAAGCTTCCTTTCCTACATGGAGGACCTGAAGGTCTCGGATGCAGAGAAAGTGAAACCTTATTCAGAGAAACTCAAAGAACTATCGGAAAGACTGAAGAAAATTGCAGGGCAGTAA
- a CDS encoding hypothetical protein (putative conserved protein) produces the protein MSLRDSLSFKGSVATQALRSQHILTVEFAEGYLDNSIDIKKFLEHVDYSIAVHFPLEDNFLIPIFRPFLKKYLDFEEPIRVISGEHQTIRRERQMLYRPNISESDDEVETTPDELFGKCGVIARTLLQHVYKEENGLFGLIDTYLPEPEKKEVSVKIEENIPLLEKNFRK, from the coding sequence ATGAGCCTCAGGGATTCCCTGTCTTTCAAGGGTTCCGTTGCGACACAAGCGCTGAGAAGCCAGCACATATTAACAGTGGAATTTGCTGAAGGATACCTGGACAACAGCATTGACATCAAGAAATTCCTGGAACACGTTGATTACTCCATCGCCGTACACTTCCCTCTTGAGGATAATTTTCTCATACCCATATTCCGCCCTTTTCTGAAAAAGTACCTGGATTTTGAGGAACCCATCAGGGTTATTTCCGGCGAACACCAGACCATAAGGAGAGAGAGGCAGATGTTGTATAGACCAAACATTTCTGAGTCTGACGATGAGGTTGAGACGACTCCGGACGAGCTGTTCGGGAAATGCGGTGTTATTGCAAGAACATTACTGCAGCATGTCTACAAGGAAGAAAACGGACTTTTCGGCCTTATAGACACCTACTTGCCTGAACCTGAAAAAAAGGAGGTCTCAGTAAAGATTGAAGAGAACATTCCTCTGCTGGAGAAGAATTTCAGAAAGTAA
- a CDS encoding Sugar-specific transcriptional regulator TrmB codes for MEPIDKANIMANSFKNPTKLGIIAVLIQKGEMTVTQISKIIGTTRSNLYQAIAELVSDGLVNAPDIRVSKNYVEKFYTINEEAFSGVPQEKWIDVMTSLSSDDFRDITVSFLLTQSVILKIIAEEISMSEDQSIGKMKELIKKNKVFLSYSRLSDQSYLSIAPEIEALNKKLEELDKKHSVKTPRNTLLIVGIPSMGLLKTEK; via the coding sequence ATGGAACCCATTGACAAGGCCAACATAATGGCAAACTCCTTCAAAAACCCCACAAAATTAGGCATAATAGCGGTGCTGATACAGAAGGGGGAAATGACAGTTACCCAGATTTCAAAGATCATAGGCACGACAAGATCAAACCTCTACCAGGCAATCGCTGAACTTGTATCGGATGGCCTGGTCAATGCACCCGACATCAGGGTATCAAAAAATTATGTAGAGAAGTTTTATACAATTAACGAGGAAGCTTTTTCCGGTGTTCCACAAGAGAAGTGGATAGACGTGATGACTTCACTCAGCTCAGATGACTTCAGGGACATCACTGTGTCCTTTCTTCTTACACAGTCTGTGATACTGAAGATAATAGCAGAGGAGATCAGCATGTCAGAGGACCAGTCTATAGGGAAGATGAAAGAACTCATCAAAAAGAACAAGGTATTCCTATCATATTCCAGGCTTTCCGATCAGTCATACTTGAGCATCGCTCCTGAAATTGAGGCACTAAACAAAAAACTTGAAGAACTCGATAAAAAACATAGTGTAAAAACCCCCAGAAATACACTCTTGATAGTTGGCATTCCGTCGATGGGCCTGCTGAAGACAGAAAAATAG
- a CDS encoding H+ Antiporter protein, whose protein sequence is MVNTYTDNDKLPVNLANFRMMIASFAVSRIGISSFSIMVLWITLRITGSPVIAGFADGLFSVPLLFSFLVGTLVDRSMHKKMISIVAMIARGFAVFLIFLAAISHIYGVEIFLIYLSVVLVGFTSDVTNSIRSVWFKIFLSEERYQKGSAIMNGIGSIAEALGYVMAGVFLFIGTGEGTTALAIVFLLSTIPLIFIRYRDREIPKTSVSDGLRGGFSFLLKDRFLQEALFLSLIANMSVAMIGIAFTVLVQEIFHLPAIYLSLVFIAISAGIAAGSLPGAKLRGRLDRIVMPLLLVVGLAFVSVNFIRTVYFLYIPIFVMGAMIGMINPPINSILYKRIPSDIMARIMGLFNTMALSMTFLSGAIGGVIIQLTSSRSLFIVIGVLIVACALVVPLLGEFRKAVVS, encoded by the coding sequence ATGGTTAACACTTATACGGATAATGATAAATTACCCGTGAATTTGGCCAACTTCAGGATGATGATCGCAAGTTTTGCCGTGTCGAGAATTGGAATATCCTCATTCTCCATTATGGTACTCTGGATTACGCTCAGGATCACGGGGTCTCCAGTAATAGCCGGATTTGCAGATGGGCTGTTTTCAGTTCCGCTTCTCTTCTCGTTCTTGGTTGGAACGTTAGTTGACCGATCCATGCACAAAAAGATGATTTCCATTGTTGCAATGATTGCAAGGGGATTCGCTGTTTTCCTGATCTTCCTGGCCGCAATCTCGCACATATACGGGGTCGAGATATTCCTGATCTACCTGTCTGTTGTGCTTGTAGGCTTTACATCGGATGTGACGAATTCAATCCGATCAGTCTGGTTCAAAATCTTCCTGAGTGAGGAGAGATACCAGAAAGGTTCCGCGATTATGAATGGAATTGGCTCTATTGCAGAAGCTCTTGGATATGTAATGGCTGGAGTTTTTCTTTTTATCGGTACTGGGGAAGGCACAACTGCACTGGCTATTGTATTCCTGCTCTCCACGATCCCCCTCATTTTCATAAGGTACCGCGACAGGGAAATACCGAAAACATCGGTTTCTGACGGCTTGCGCGGAGGTTTCAGCTTCCTGTTGAAGGACAGGTTCCTGCAGGAGGCACTCTTCCTATCCCTGATTGCAAACATGTCTGTTGCCATGATAGGAATAGCCTTCACTGTTCTGGTTCAGGAAATCTTTCATCTGCCGGCGATATACCTCAGTCTCGTATTCATTGCGATTTCAGCCGGCATAGCCGCTGGTTCGCTTCCCGGTGCAAAATTGAGGGGCAGGCTGGATCGCATTGTGATGCCTCTCCTGCTGGTAGTTGGGCTGGCTTTTGTTTCTGTCAATTTTATAAGGACAGTTTACTTTCTGTATATCCCTATATTTGTGATGGGCGCCATGATCGGGATGATAAATCCCCCAATAAACTCAATTCTCTATAAAAGAATCCCTTCAGATATAATGGCGCGTATAATGGGGCTGTTCAATACAATGGCCCTCTCCATGACATTCCTTTCCGGAGCAATAGGTGGCGTAATCATTCAGTTGACATCTTCACGGTCTCTATTTATTGTAATAGGTGTCCTCATTGTGGCATGTGCGCTGGTTGTCCCTCTGCTGGGAGAGTTTCGAAAGGCGGTCGTCAGCTGA
- a CDS encoding Transposase — translation MKEFVEDTTKYLEQYHQRSNSEPRFAAAKKMLGWNIAQKMDDRINNVLFCTNVWHNLFNMSRF, via the coding sequence ATGAAGGAGTTTGTTGAGGATACCACGAAATACCTGGAACAGTACCATCAGAGAAGCAATTCCGAACCTAGATTCGCAGCGGCCAAGAAGATGCTTGGTTGGAACATAGCACAAAAGATGGATGACAGGATCAATAATGTACTATTCTGCACAAATGTGTGGCACAATTTATTCAATATGAGTCGATTTTAG
- the btuD_3 gene encoding Cobalamin import ATP-binding protein BtuD: protein MDLELKNLNLSYKGIKKDILSGINLSLNMGKMAIVGSNGSGKTTLLKGIIGLSQITAGDLKVFGQSLKTISNIVGVAANLDQIYRLLDLPIKLKIEMYCSMAGIDPTNAFKQIERYDLSNILNKRTMELSTGQDKIFCNIMALNIGYRLALLDEPFETLDVKRRIMTIEDLNRFKGSLLINTHDFGALKSLSDWDLYLIIEGKLYGKFNSSDINRLYLTKGEAPKPLSTIRTNYGTFSITMDSGDTPLSSSLDLDNAIQEVLR from the coding sequence ATGGATCTTGAATTAAAGAACCTAAATCTTTCATATAAGGGAATCAAAAAGGATATTCTATCCGGTATAAACCTCTCGCTCAACATGGGAAAGATGGCAATTGTGGGATCGAATGGCTCGGGTAAAACAACATTGTTGAAAGGAATTATCGGGCTTTCTCAAATAACTGCAGGGGATCTGAAGGTATTTGGTCAGAGCCTGAAAACCATATCGAATATAGTCGGTGTCGCAGCCAATCTGGATCAGATCTACAGACTGCTGGACCTTCCGATAAAATTAAAGATAGAAATGTACTGTTCGATGGCAGGCATTGACCCGACAAATGCCTTCAAGCAGATAGAAAGGTATGATTTATCTAATATCCTGAACAAGAGAACAATGGAGCTGAGTACAGGTCAGGACAAGATCTTCTGCAACATCATGGCACTGAATATTGGATACAGACTCGCTCTTCTTGACGAGCCCTTTGAAACACTGGATGTGAAGAGGCGGATTATGACCATAGAGGATCTTAACAGATTCAAGGGAAGTCTGCTCATCAACACTCATGACTTTGGCGCCCTTAAATCACTTTCAGACTGGGATCTGTATCTGATCATAGAGGGGAAACTTTACGGAAAATTCAATTCCAGCGATATAAATAGGTTATACCTGACGAAAGGGGAGGCTCCAAAACCGCTCTCGACCATACGGACAAATTACGGTACATTTTCCATAACCATGGACAGTGGTGACACCCCGCTCTCCTCATCACTGGATCTAGACAATGCCATTCAAGAGGTGTTGAGATGA
- the rgy_1 gene encoding Reverse gyrase, which yields MTLTLIIAEKADAARRISYFLSDGNSKQKRAKGLSYIEYGEGDRTVVIPLSGHIIEIDFPKEMNDWKSVKLSTLVDSKILKNVKNRTAYNTLKHFAPDADKVIIATDYDREGELIGVEALDIILNEIKTLDKRPEILRAKFSALTGEEIRQAFSEPITVDYNLADSAEAREEIDLIWGAVLTRFFSLAAHRYGKNFLSIGRVQTPTLALIVKREKEIMDFKPEPYWRLLVTFFKKGAFQGEYEKGNLKEEAEAEKIFNEINGKNGVVVEFEKHLERIGKPSPFNTTDFLREASRIGVPPAKAMSIAEVLYTRGYISYPRTDNTVYQRSISLKSVLNKLVASEFSEDVKKVLSQEKIIPSRGRTEAMDHPPIYPVNTVKKGVLKGDYARVYELILRRFLATLYIAGEREIKEATVDVGGYNFKTRGVKVTKPGWLELYPYRRIDEFYHPDLEKNEEVKATEWNKIGEETKPPRRYDMASLLKTMEELSLGTKSTRHDIIGKLQDRGFIEGNPVRPTNLGMGLIDSVTKVKSKISEPEMTAELESEMDRIAGKEMKKGEVVSQSRSMLHSVLTDFENRENEIKDTIDGSLRRGETLGKCPFHENKNIILLKNRDFYTIKCEVDGCKINFNVPGRSLIQLLEDKCPVCSLPKIKVIRKGQSPDIRCINPRCEYNRTKDSFGECPSDGGSLVVRQSRFGKRFLGCSNYPDCKVTYALPQMGLLSVTGEKCPHCSAPLIIMTGKGRKWKFCPKIDCEYNGKKKRSEKNKKSTA from the coding sequence TTGACTCTTACGCTGATCATAGCAGAAAAAGCAGACGCTGCAAGGCGTATATCGTATTTTCTTTCGGACGGAAATTCAAAACAGAAGAGAGCTAAGGGGCTCAGCTACATTGAATATGGAGAAGGTGACCGTACTGTGGTGATACCACTGAGTGGCCACATTATAGAGATAGATTTTCCGAAGGAGATGAATGACTGGAAGTCCGTGAAGCTCTCTACACTGGTTGATTCAAAGATACTCAAAAATGTGAAGAACAGGACCGCATACAATACACTCAAGCATTTTGCCCCAGATGCTGACAAGGTGATTATAGCCACTGACTACGACCGGGAGGGGGAACTCATTGGCGTGGAAGCACTCGATATAATACTCAATGAGATCAAGACGCTGGATAAGAGACCGGAGATACTGAGGGCAAAATTCAGTGCACTGACAGGTGAGGAAATAAGGCAGGCTTTCTCTGAACCCATAACCGTTGATTACAACCTTGCTGATTCTGCCGAGGCAAGGGAGGAAATAGACCTTATTTGGGGTGCTGTTCTGACGCGTTTCTTTTCACTTGCCGCACACAGGTATGGAAAAAACTTCCTGTCAATAGGCAGAGTCCAGACGCCAACCCTTGCACTGATAGTGAAAAGGGAAAAAGAGATTATGGATTTCAAGCCCGAGCCTTACTGGAGACTCCTCGTAACCTTCTTCAAGAAAGGGGCATTTCAGGGGGAGTATGAGAAGGGCAACTTAAAGGAAGAGGCTGAGGCGGAAAAGATATTCAATGAAATAAACGGAAAAAACGGGGTTGTGGTGGAATTTGAAAAACACCTGGAGAGGATTGGTAAACCATCGCCGTTCAATACAACCGACTTCCTGAGGGAGGCTTCCAGGATTGGGGTTCCTCCCGCAAAGGCAATGTCCATAGCTGAGGTACTCTACACGAGGGGTTACATAAGTTACCCAAGGACGGACAACACGGTTTATCAGAGATCAATATCGCTGAAATCCGTGCTTAACAAACTTGTTGCTTCCGAGTTTTCGGAAGACGTGAAGAAAGTACTTTCCCAGGAGAAAATCATCCCTTCCCGGGGAAGAACGGAAGCAATGGACCACCCACCTATATATCCGGTAAATACAGTGAAAAAAGGTGTGCTTAAGGGAGATTACGCCAGGGTTTACGAACTTATCCTGAGACGCTTCCTGGCCACACTTTACATTGCTGGGGAGAGGGAAATAAAGGAAGCGACTGTAGATGTCGGAGGATACAACTTCAAGACCAGAGGGGTAAAAGTTACGAAGCCTGGCTGGCTGGAGCTCTATCCCTACAGAAGGATTGATGAATTCTACCATCCTGACCTTGAAAAAAACGAAGAAGTGAAGGCAACTGAATGGAACAAGATAGGAGAGGAGACCAAACCGCCAAGAAGATATGACATGGCATCTCTCTTAAAGACCATGGAAGAACTCTCACTCGGTACAAAAAGTACAAGGCATGACATAATTGGCAAGCTTCAGGACAGGGGGTTTATTGAAGGAAACCCTGTCAGGCCCACTAACCTTGGGATGGGGCTCATAGACTCAGTCACGAAAGTTAAGTCAAAGATATCAGAGCCGGAAATGACAGCAGAACTTGAAAGCGAGATGGATAGGATCGCAGGAAAGGAAATGAAGAAGGGGGAGGTGGTTTCCCAGTCCAGGTCAATGCTGCATTCCGTTCTGACTGATTTTGAGAACAGGGAGAATGAGATAAAAGACACCATTGATGGATCATTGAGGAGGGGAGAAACACTGGGTAAATGCCCCTTCCATGAAAACAAGAATATCATACTTCTCAAGAACCGTGATTTCTACACGATAAAATGTGAAGTCGACGGGTGCAAAATAAACTTCAATGTGCCGGGAAGATCACTCATTCAACTGCTCGAAGATAAGTGCCCAGTGTGCTCGCTTCCCAAGATAAAGGTCATAAGAAAAGGGCAGTCCCCGGATATACGCTGCATAAACCCTAGATGCGAATACAACCGGACAAAAGATTCATTCGGTGAATGCCCATCCGACGGCGGAAGCCTTGTTGTAAGACAGTCGAGATTCGGCAAACGGTTCCTTGGCTGCTCTAACTACCCGGACTGCAAGGTTACGTATGCACTCCCCCAGATGGGGCTTTTATCAGTTACGGGCGAAAAGTGCCCACACTGTTCCGCCCCACTCATAATAATGACGGGAAAAGGCAGGAAATGGAAATTCTGCCCCAAAATAGACTGCGAATACAATGGAAAGAAGAAAAGGAGTGAGAAAAATAAGAAGAGTACTGCCTGA
- a CDS encoding Putative transposon-encoded protein, with protein MKKRPLTPATRLDIDGIEGYFIRTVNTFGNSAKIDCPKEYLGKTVYVIVA; from the coding sequence ATGAAGAAGAGACCGCTGACGCCTGCCACGAGACTGGATATAGATGGCATAGAGGGGTATTTCATCAGAACAGTCAATACATTTGGAAACAGTGCCAAGATAGACTGTCCAAAGGAGTATCTTGGAAAGACTGTCTATGTAATAGTTGCATGA
- a CDS encoding Transposase, which yields MTERRRWKAEEKLALISEIREKDQVVETSRKYGVDPSMFYT from the coding sequence ATGACCGAACGAAGGCGTTGGAAAGCAGAGGAAAAGCTTGCCCTTATCAGCGAGATCAGGGAGAAGGACCAGGTCGTGGAAACCTCCAGGAAATACGGCGTCGATCCATCCATGTTCTACACCTGA
- a CDS encoding hypothetical protein (Ferrous iron transport protein B homolog), translated as MAGIEDRIREIEEEIKKTQYNKATERHIGLLKARISKLQMEAESHKGHGGTGFSIPKSGDATVALVGFPNVGKSSLLNKLTDSDSEVGNFAFTTLRVIPGILEINGARVQILDLPGIIENAASGSGRGREILSTVRGADLIVIVVDVQTQGVDKIQNELYKAGIVLNRKRKNVSLKRTNSGGLKVYRPKGTLLDEDSIREILKEFKITNAELYIRERITADDLIDFLKGNVVYIPSIVAVNKIDIPHNESKIEQLKRQWGTVVEVSASKGIGIEPLKDAIFQSLQFVRIYLKDKSGRVDFERPLVLTQGSKVRDVCRKISREMMSSFRYAIMTGPNRKMGEIRAGLDYDLKDQDIVTVVSRN; from the coding sequence ATGGCCGGTATAGAGGACAGGATTCGCGAGATAGAGGAAGAGATCAAAAAGACGCAATACAACAAGGCAACCGAGCGACACATTGGTTTGCTGAAAGCCAGAATCTCCAAGCTTCAGATGGAAGCAGAGTCCCACAAGGGGCATGGCGGTACCGGGTTCTCGATACCGAAGAGTGGAGATGCGACCGTTGCCCTCGTCGGTTTTCCAAATGTCGGGAAAAGCAGTCTTCTGAACAAGCTGACGGATTCAGACAGCGAGGTTGGAAATTTTGCATTCACCACATTAAGGGTCATCCCCGGAATACTGGAAATCAATGGAGCTAGAGTACAGATACTTGACCTGCCCGGCATAATAGAAAACGCAGCCTCTGGATCAGGAAGGGGAAGGGAAATATTAAGCACTGTAAGGGGTGCAGACCTGATAGTTATCGTGGTTGACGTACAGACACAGGGAGTTGACAAGATACAGAACGAACTGTACAAAGCAGGAATAGTGCTGAACAGGAAAAGAAAGAACGTGTCGCTGAAGCGCACGAACAGCGGCGGGTTGAAAGTATACAGGCCAAAGGGCACGCTGCTGGACGAGGACTCGATCAGGGAGATACTCAAGGAGTTCAAGATAACAAATGCCGAGCTTTACATCAGGGAAAGGATCACGGCTGACGACCTCATCGACTTCCTCAAGGGGAATGTTGTCTATATTCCCTCAATAGTGGCAGTCAACAAGATAGACATACCACACAATGAGTCAAAGATCGAGCAGCTCAAGAGACAGTGGGGCACTGTGGTGGAAGTATCCGCCTCAAAGGGCATAGGCATCGAACCGCTCAAGGATGCCATCTTCCAGTCCCTGCAATTCGTGAGGATCTACCTTAAGGACAAGTCAGGCAGAGTGGATTTTGAAAGACCTCTCGTACTTACTCAGGGATCAAAGGTCCGTGATGTCTGCAGGAAGATCAGCAGGGAGATGATGTCGTCATTCCGGTATGCAATCATGACCGGTCCGAACCGCAAAATGGGTGAAATCAGGGCAGGACTGGATTATGACCTCAAGGATCAGGATATTGTCACTGTTGTCAGCAGAAACTGA